The proteins below are encoded in one region of Danio rerio strain Tuebingen ecotype United States chromosome 14, GRCz12tu, whole genome shotgun sequence:
- the tcof1 gene encoding uncharacterized protein tcof1 isoform X1, with protein sequence MSSNITDASQSELINLIYHHLKDNGYKKAARSLRKHAPQVETNKVKASLTDIFKKWASSDDDAPPVPSGVQTPELKSPVKRKTGAGAKSKNTSPSAGKKPASSKKTSGSGNKSQKEKTKGSKKKKEPKKTKVLPCVDVSAIASVSAAPGNDSDSDTSLDLEKWRKVASQLSDADRAKMDVLSILDESVVSTTRKSTAKRKPRQPAKAKKDPKPANKGKSSTPVKTNNTAKPEDVPAASTPQSDESKSEDAAVISQVKTPPKKTVKKLNSSVSGIDVAEAAHSVQNKTNISGGSDSEGIKSPKKVHFKLSDSVSEQCESPKIAQTENGTSETPSIVETPSKKHKKKKSQPEAGDAETSLDIKEGTNGSSKALSEETNAEQSETLSRKVKKSKKSKNVDETLKTDVSSVIESADSSCKKDELMVNEELEEPVQSETPSKKAKAKKVKSSEDPGELETPLKRTKTDADVLQSDSTNNSLKKKKKKSKTAADGVEIQNEISPDGNEDTSSQEVKTTKKKKHKIEEEEAAVEEEQEEEEAEPKKKKKKKKVKEDEDAEPALQTPEEEEAASVPALVNPKKKKKKKGKEREAAEEDDASPVSAPPEEVQIPKKKKKSSKEKQLSNEEDHGLNST encoded by the exons ATGAGCTCAAATATTACAGACGCCTCGCAAAGCGAGCTCATCAATTTAATATACCATCACTTAAAGGACAACGGGTACAAGAAGGCAGCGAGGTCGCTAAGAAAACACGCGCCCcag GTTGAGACCAATAAAGTGAAGGCCTCCCTGACTGACATCTTTAAGAAGTGGGCCAG CTCAGATGACGACGCTCCTCCAGTGCCTTCTG GTGTTCAGACTCCTGAGCTGAAGAGTCCAGTGAAGAGAAAGACTGGAGCAGGAGCCAAATCTAAGAACACATCTCCCTCTGCTG GAAAAAAACCTGCCAGCAGCAAGAAAACATCAGGATCGGGAAACAAATCGCAG AAAGAAAAGACGAAAGGAAGCAAGAAAAAGAAAGAGCCGAAGAAAACAAAAGTGTTACCCTGTGTGGATGTCTCTGCGATTGCATCGGTCTCTGCTGCTCCAGGGAATGATTCAGACTCAGACACCAGTTTAGATTTGGAGAAATGGAGGAAAGTGGCGTCTCAGTTATCAG ATGCTGATAGAGCCAAGATGGACGTTCTCTCAATACTGGATGAATCTGTTGTCTCAACGACTAGGAAATCCACAGCAAAGAGAAAGCCGAGACAGCCAGCAAAGGCCAAAAAAGACCCAAAACCAGCCAATAAGGGAAAGTCAAGTACACCAGTAAAAACCAACAACACAGCCAAACCTGAGGACGTTCCTGCAGCATCTACACCTCAGTCAGACGAGTCTAAGAGCGAAGACGCTGCAGTCATTTCCCAAGTTAAAACACCACCCAAAAAGACTGTAAAAAAGCTTAATAGTAGTGTATCAGGGATTGACGTGGCCGAGGCAGCACATTCAGTACAAAATAAAACGAATATATCTGGAGGATCAGACTCAGAAGGGATTAAGAGTCctaaaaaagttcattttaaattatctGATAGTGTTTCAGAGCAGTGTGAGAGCCCTAAAATAGCTCAGACTGAAAATGGCACGTCAGAAACACCGAGCATTGTCGAGACTCCGTCTAAAAAACATAAGAAGAAGAAAAGCCAGCCTGAAGCTGGAGATGCTGAAACCAGCTTAGATATTAAAGAGGGTACGAATGGTTCAAGCAAAGCACTCAGTGAAGAAACCAACGCTGAGCAATCAGAGACACTTTCAAGGAAAGTGAAGAAAAGCAAGAAGTCTAAAAATGTTGATGAGACGCTGAAAACGGATGTTTCGTCTGTGATTGAATCCGCAGATTCCTCATGTAAAAAAGATGAACTGATGGTCAATGAAGAGCTTGAAGAACCAGTCCAATCTGAAACGCCATCTAAAAAAGCTAAAGCCAAGAAAGTGAAAAGCTCTGAAGATCCCGGTGAGCTGGAAACACCGCTTAAAAGGACAAAAACAGATGCAGATGTGCTGCAGTCGGACTCTACTAACAACTccttgaagaagaagaagaagaagagcaaGACAGCTGCTGATGGTGTGGAGATCCAGAATGAGATATCTCCAGATGGAAATGAGGACACCTCCAGTCAAGAggtcaaaacaacaaaaaagaaaaaacacaaaatagaagaagaagaagccgcAGTGGAGgaagagcaggaggaggaggaggctgagcccaagaagaagaaaaagaagaagaaagtcAAAGAGGATGAAGATGCAGAGCCTGCTCTTCAGActccagaagaagaagaagccgcATCTGTTCCTGCATTAGTCAATCCGAAGAAAAAAA AGAAGAAGAAAGGGAAGGAGAGGGAAGCAGCAGAGGAAGATGATGCATCTCCTGTATCTGCTCCGCCTGAGGAGGTGCAGATTCCCAAAAAG AAAAAGAAGTCATCCAAGGAGAAGCAGCTCAGTAATGAGGAAGATCATGGACTCAACAGCACATAA
- the tcof1 gene encoding uncharacterized protein tcof1 isoform X2 — translation MSSNITDASQSELINLIYHHLKDNGYKKAARSLRKHAPQVETNKVKASLTDIFKKWASSDDDAPPVPSGKKPASSKKTSGSGNKSQKEKTKGSKKKKEPKKTKVLPCVDVSAIASVSAAPGNDSDSDTSLDLEKWRKVASQLSDADRAKMDVLSILDESVVSTTRKSTAKRKPRQPAKAKKDPKPANKGKSSTPVKTNNTAKPEDVPAASTPQSDESKSEDAAVISQVKTPPKKTVKKLNSSVSGIDVAEAAHSVQNKTNISGGSDSEGIKSPKKVHFKLSDSVSEQCESPKIAQTENGTSETPSIVETPSKKHKKKKSQPEAGDAETSLDIKEGTNGSSKALSEETNAEQSETLSRKVKKSKKSKNVDETLKTDVSSVIESADSSCKKDELMVNEELEEPVQSETPSKKAKAKKVKSSEDPGELETPLKRTKTDADVLQSDSTNNSLKKKKKKSKTAADGVEIQNEISPDGNEDTSSQEVKTTKKKKHKIEEEEAAVEEEQEEEEAEPKKKKKKKKVKEDEDAEPALQTPEEEEAASVPALVNPKKKKKKKGKEREAAEEDDASPVSAPPEEVQIPKKKKKSSKEKQLSNEEDHGLNST, via the exons ATGAGCTCAAATATTACAGACGCCTCGCAAAGCGAGCTCATCAATTTAATATACCATCACTTAAAGGACAACGGGTACAAGAAGGCAGCGAGGTCGCTAAGAAAACACGCGCCCcag GTTGAGACCAATAAAGTGAAGGCCTCCCTGACTGACATCTTTAAGAAGTGGGCCAG CTCAGATGACGACGCTCCTCCAGTGCCTTCTG GAAAAAAACCTGCCAGCAGCAAGAAAACATCAGGATCGGGAAACAAATCGCAG AAAGAAAAGACGAAAGGAAGCAAGAAAAAGAAAGAGCCGAAGAAAACAAAAGTGTTACCCTGTGTGGATGTCTCTGCGATTGCATCGGTCTCTGCTGCTCCAGGGAATGATTCAGACTCAGACACCAGTTTAGATTTGGAGAAATGGAGGAAAGTGGCGTCTCAGTTATCAG ATGCTGATAGAGCCAAGATGGACGTTCTCTCAATACTGGATGAATCTGTTGTCTCAACGACTAGGAAATCCACAGCAAAGAGAAAGCCGAGACAGCCAGCAAAGGCCAAAAAAGACCCAAAACCAGCCAATAAGGGAAAGTCAAGTACACCAGTAAAAACCAACAACACAGCCAAACCTGAGGACGTTCCTGCAGCATCTACACCTCAGTCAGACGAGTCTAAGAGCGAAGACGCTGCAGTCATTTCCCAAGTTAAAACACCACCCAAAAAGACTGTAAAAAAGCTTAATAGTAGTGTATCAGGGATTGACGTGGCCGAGGCAGCACATTCAGTACAAAATAAAACGAATATATCTGGAGGATCAGACTCAGAAGGGATTAAGAGTCctaaaaaagttcattttaaattatctGATAGTGTTTCAGAGCAGTGTGAGAGCCCTAAAATAGCTCAGACTGAAAATGGCACGTCAGAAACACCGAGCATTGTCGAGACTCCGTCTAAAAAACATAAGAAGAAGAAAAGCCAGCCTGAAGCTGGAGATGCTGAAACCAGCTTAGATATTAAAGAGGGTACGAATGGTTCAAGCAAAGCACTCAGTGAAGAAACCAACGCTGAGCAATCAGAGACACTTTCAAGGAAAGTGAAGAAAAGCAAGAAGTCTAAAAATGTTGATGAGACGCTGAAAACGGATGTTTCGTCTGTGATTGAATCCGCAGATTCCTCATGTAAAAAAGATGAACTGATGGTCAATGAAGAGCTTGAAGAACCAGTCCAATCTGAAACGCCATCTAAAAAAGCTAAAGCCAAGAAAGTGAAAAGCTCTGAAGATCCCGGTGAGCTGGAAACACCGCTTAAAAGGACAAAAACAGATGCAGATGTGCTGCAGTCGGACTCTACTAACAACTccttgaagaagaagaagaagaagagcaaGACAGCTGCTGATGGTGTGGAGATCCAGAATGAGATATCTCCAGATGGAAATGAGGACACCTCCAGTCAAGAggtcaaaacaacaaaaaagaaaaaacacaaaatagaagaagaagaagccgcAGTGGAGgaagagcaggaggaggaggaggctgagcccaagaagaagaaaaagaagaagaaagtcAAAGAGGATGAAGATGCAGAGCCTGCTCTTCAGActccagaagaagaagaagccgcATCTGTTCCTGCATTAGTCAATCCGAAGAAAAAAA AGAAGAAGAAAGGGAAGGAGAGGGAAGCAGCAGAGGAAGATGATGCATCTCCTGTATCTGCTCCGCCTGAGGAGGTGCAGATTCCCAAAAAG AAAAAGAAGTCATCCAAGGAGAAGCAGCTCAGTAATGAGGAAGATCATGGACTCAACAGCACATAA